DNA from Daucus carota subsp. sativus chromosome 1, DH1 v3.0, whole genome shotgun sequence:
GAAACAAGATTCACATCTAAACGTCCTGCCAGTGAGATAATCTCAAAAATAGAGGAAGCTGCTTTGCCCTTGGGTTTTGATGTGAAGAAAAATAACTACAAGGTTTAGTATTTATGGCTTCTTATCAAATGTATCTTCATAGACATTAAAACAATTCCTGttcctttttatataaaaatgaaaaaaggaAAAGGTATCCCTGTTTTCTTCTGCGGTACTTTTAGTATAGAACTTTTACTCGACCAGTTTTCCAAATATGCAATTTCTAGCATGGCTACCTACGTCAGCCTGATTTAGATAATTGTATGTAATATTGTTTGTGCTCAAGCATTTTCTCAACCTTCTTTGTAATTGTATCTGTAAGCTATCCTTCTATCCTAATTTGATACTCAATGCCTTTTGTTCTTCAGCTGAAGTTGCACGGGGAGAAGAGTGGGCATAAGGGTCACTTATctgttgcaactgaggttgcctTCCCAAACCATTAAGCATTCTCATCTTAAAGAGAAATTGTACAGAAACTTATAGTTGTTTTGAAGTTcttatatatgttaaaattttcTCCAGATATTTGAAGTGGCACCGTCTCTTCACATGGTTGAGGTTCGGAAGGCTGGAGGAGATACTCTAGAATTTCACAAGGTAATCAATAAAAGTCTAGTTGCACTCATTGCATCCAGTGTCATGTTTCTCAAGTTGTCTTAAGAGAGTGCTCTATAGACTACAATATTGTTGCCAAGTTGTCTGAACTTTTACAAGTACTTGTCCTCAACTAATATACACAAGCTGCATAATTACGTTTGCCATTCTTGTGGTCCAACTAACAATGACTATAACAGTATATTTTCTAAAGTACTCTAATATTCATGTGTCTGACAGTGCTGCTGCAACAACCTTTGTCTTCTGCTTTTGCATGCATATAATAAAATCACTTCTCTTTCTCTAGTGGTATAAACGAATAAGCTGATTACTCATGTTGATTTGATGGTAAAAGTGAAGCTTTATAACAAAGTACAGCAGCTCTATTCTAAAGGTGAATGTACTACATGATGTATATAGCCTTAGATAATACTCGACAATTACCAAGTACCACGTACCGTATAATGTATATATCCTTAGATAGCACACACATCTAGTCACAATAATTTGTATCTCTGGTGCCATTTAGGGACTTATCGGAGGTGCAacccaatataaaaattaaaagaccTTTAATCTTGTAATATAAGTAACTTTATGGTTAAATTAGAATTAGGCATTAGCAACAAGTTGCATTTATGCCTTAAGATTTTACAATACATGTAACTTACTAAGTATTGCTTTACATGCTCAATAATTTGCCACTGGCATGCAAATATGACCAAAGCTTTCATTTTCCTTCTTTACCTTCTCTTTATGATATTGCAGTTGTCCTCATTATTGATAATAGTATTATTTTTCATGTCAACTCTTTTCAACACCAACTGATAATACTATCATTTTGCACTCAATTGGTCTAGTAACAATCATAGTTTCACAATTTTTCTCTATATAAGAAACTATATGCCCATCttgcaacataaaattttgaatattgtaATGACGAAGTGATGCAAACATTTGCAATCTTAGATTTTTATCGAGAATAGTCATAAATACACGAATATTTAAATAACTCGAAGATGGAATAGGTTCCAACATTCAAATTAATTAGCAGTAACTGAGATGCATCATAGGAATGGGGATGAAATTGACAAACTGTATGCATCTTTAAGCTACTAATACTACCAATGCTTTGTAGGAGCAATGTTAAGCATACAAAGAGAGGATACTCTAGGTAGACttcattcatatattttattttactatTGTAGTTTGCAAGCCAGTTTCGACTTGTAGTGCATACCCTGAAAACTGACTACAAACTATCCAGAATACATTAAGGAATCTGGAGTTGTTCCTACCCAGATTGAAAAAACCTAGACAGACCCGAATTCGATATAAACTTGAAGGAAGAGACCAAGTTCGGAAATTTATTTGACGACAATAATAAGTAGTAATTAAAAACTAACATAGGCGAGAGGCTTCCCCTAGCATAATGATACAATACAAAACAACCTTCAGAAGTTTACCCGAGTCCACCGTCGAATGAACTACCCCAGCCTTTCCACAAAGACCCGTCATGCTCTGAAAGTGAATCCATAGTGTAGTCAGCTGCCGCTAAATTGAAAGGCGAATCAAATTGTAAGTCCAAGGGGTTTTCATTGGGATTAGAATCAAAGATTGGATCATGTTCTTCACGCTGACCAAACTGTAAATGTGTTGATGGGAACACAGATTGATTCAAGGGCATGTTTGTTTCTTCAGAAATATTACCTTTCATCACTATACCCGGTCCGAAAAGGTTATTATTAAGTTGAGACATTTGCCGCTGCAGATTATGATCTCCTAGAATGTTAAGATTACCATTGTTGAGGTTCTGATTGTGGTGAATATGATCTTCAAGCATGTTAAGATTACCATTGCTGAGGTTCTGATGGTAAATATGATCTCCAAGAATATTAAGATTACCATCACTGAGATTCTGATTCTGGTGAATATGATCTCCTAGAATGTTAAGATTACCATTGCCGAGGTTCTGATTCTGGTGAATATGATCTCCTAGAATGTCAAGAGTATTATTGCCGAGGTTTTGATTCTGGTAAATATGTTTATCGCAGAAAGACACGAGTTCAGAAATCATCTTCTCCCCGTCGTTCGGAAGGCCAACCACAAAATCATTTACAGGAGCTTGATTTTTCACCAATTGGTCAGTTGGATTGGGTTGAACAGAAGGCATAGAATAGGCAGCGATATTACCATTGTTGATCTGAAAGGTTTTTACAGAGAGCCCTCGAGTAGAATGGTCAGTTGGATTGGGTTGAGCAGAAGGCATAGAAAAGTTTGTGGTATCATCATTGTCGATCTGGAAGGTTTCTATAGAGAGCCCTTGAGAAGAATCAATTTGGTGTGAGCAACTGATCTGGTGATTGTTTCTTAAATTGATGTCATAGAACCCAAATCGATGGTCATTATGCGGGCATTGTGGATAAATGCATGTATATACCTTTTTTCCCATGGCCATGAGCGGTGCATTAGATGGTTGTTTTCTTTTTGGCACAAATTTGATGACTCCGTCAACAAGCTCTCCATTAACTGGAGCAACCGGTGGCACTATCAGCCTattgttgggtccagcagttCCCAAGTTAAAGAGGTTGGCATCATGAGGCTGACACTCCTCAATACAAATCTTCTGGATATCTTCCACTCCATCAACATTATAATCAGTAGTCTCACATAAGAAATATGACTCGTTGCAACCAATCACAGAATTTGAGTGGCCCAAATCAGGGTACGACTTTCGTGATAAAGATTCCTCCTGATTCATAATTGCCAGCCAAGTAGCAATCTCCTTGGCTGTCATCCTGTCCTGCAAGCCTTTGGATTGCCGCACAAGCTTGTGGATCTTGGAAATGTTAGGAGACATGTGCTTGATCACAGCAGTTAAGACACCAACCTTCCAAGCTTTCTTCAGATCATGAGGCTTCTTATATGGAGGGATTCCTTGGTCTTTAGGGATGCATAATTGAGGCCACCATTCCTCATTTCCTGTAGGCCACCATGGTGGGGCAATGCCTTTCTCCAATGGGAAACGCTTCTGTGGCGGGTCACAGTGCTGTATTAGAGCAGACAAAATTGAGCCAAGAGTAGTATCCTGAAGCTCTACCAAAGAGTGGGTGGGGGGAGTTGAGTTGTTATCTTCGTTCTTGCCCAGAATGGAATTATCGACTTGGTATTTTGCGATTGCAGCAGGTCCATTCCTGTCAAACCTAACTTTATCCTTCCACCATGCACGAAGATTGTCAGAGGCTCCGATGACGGGTTTTCCATTCTCGGGAATGATACCGTACACAAAACCCTGAGCTTTACATACTTCCATCATTTTCAGCATGTACTTTAGGATTATGTCCTGTGCCCGAGACATTTTCTTTCTTCGTGCTTTCTCTTGGGACTGACGTGGCTTAGCACTATCGAACACCTCCTTGCCTTTCTGTGCTTTAAGCCGTTGCAGGAGTATTGCATCTCTCCATATCCTTTTCTCTAGTTCATTGACATCTATTTCTTCGTGACTGATATCATCATCTCCGGTTTCGTCATGTTCAGATTCTAGTACCACCCTTCCTTCCCACATAGGGGCTCGAAGGAATTCAAGGTTACCATAGATCATCTCTTCGGAATCACCCATAGCATCACTCATAACAATAGAGCAAAGAAAGTATCAACTCAATATTTTGATGTGATTGTACCGTCCCCAGATGAGTTGTTCTTTATATAGTTGGCCTTTTAGCTCTCTGTCGAATGTTATCTGCTTGGCAATTTAATGACTTTGACGAATGGAGATCTCTAACTGACACAATTTCCACGCTACAATAAATGCAGAGATAAGAGTTATTAAATAATCATACAGATAAGCGTTGAGCGTTAGCAAGTCGAATTGAATGTGCCCTTGTTCACACTAAAATTAAAAGCTCGAACTAACTGTCATAATGAGTAGGCAAGTGTCATAGTGAGCAAGTGTCACTACCAACAAATACAGATGAGCGGATGTATGGGAGTAAATGAGACATATGGTTTGTGAGTTATTTAAGTTCGGATCGTAAAATGTTCGATTTTGGTTAGACATTAAAGGAGCCGAACTCGAACTCAAGTCTTGAgctatttgaatattttatgaaatcgTGCTTCAAATTACTCGGTTCGTCAGGCTTCTGAGCCTAATCGAgcctatattttaatatttattaagtaTTATAGATATATtactatataaatatttaatgtttgaataaattttacataataaattGAGTCAAACTAAGCCGAACTCAAACTTATGGGACTTTTGTCGAACCAAGTTCCAAGCTTGAAAATTATCGTTCGGTCGAGCTCGAACCCAAACAAATTAGTTGTGCTTAAAATCGAGCCTTACAATGTTTGACTGGGCTCGACTCGTTACACCGCTAGGCAATTAAGAATCATTTATGTGTTACTAATTTGTTGAGATGAAAATAACCACCTACCCAAAGTATTGACAAATACAATTAAGGCCCCATTTGTTTTCTTCTGAACGACTGCTTAATGAGCTTAATTGAATGATTCAGGCGATTCATTTCATTTGATAACGTTTTATCTTAGAGCTGAGCGAATAATACATAGCTGAGCCATTCcttcttcaaattttaaattattagttcaACAGTCACTCTAATCTACGGCCAGCTGCTTTTGCAGTCGTGTATATCATTGTgtgaaaaaattattaacttatgaattagctattttatagataaaatttGCTAGAagtcattaaaattattttttcattattttttaatttattcgataaaatctttttataatacttttcttaaaatttatgcAATAATTAACATATCTATCTAATAGCATAACAATAATAGTTGAGGGACATTTATCCATGCTCAaataaatttgttatatttaaaGAATAAAACTGAGAAAAAACACCATTCAGACaccattaaaatttatatgccaaacaatatttattattcatcatTCAGATATTTTATTGATTCAGATATATTAATCAATCAGATATAACTCattcagatttgccaaatgacccctaaggccctaagtagataagaatgtcaTAATGAACGTAGATTTTACTTTGTGTCgtcaatgaaaaaaaaaagaaattgagGAATCATTGTGTTAGTTTGTCgagatgaaattaaaaaattatccaCCAACCAAAAGTATTGGCAAACAACAGTTGAATTGATAAGCATGTCGTAATGAACATTGTATTAAATTAACGTCACCaacgaaaaataaaagaaacagaATGGCTCGCCTTAGTTATTAAGAATTGGTAGAAGAAGATCAAATATACATCACTGTTGCTAAAACAAACTTAAAACACGTGAatagattttttatttaaaagaaaaagacggggaaagaaaaggaaacaaaaatttaagtaaaatattaagcaaaatatatacatatagttaAGTCTTTTGACATAGCTAAAACTAAAAAAGGAGTTGTCTATCTAGGGCGATCGGTTTACATCTACATCTTTCCCCATAGCCCTGGGGCTGTATTTCGATCTTCTATTTGCAAAATCTAAGGGACTCCGTTTCTATGGAGATTCTCCTTGGTCTAATTCCATGCCTTACGACGAACGGGGAGTTGGCGTAGTGTAAAGTGAATATTGGGGGAAGTAGAGCCAAATTCCCTTCTTAGGTATTCCAAAGGTGTAACCTAGGCAACGAATAAGGGGAAGCTGTTTCTAGTTCTACATTTGTATTTTGCTTTTTCTCTACTAATTCATTACTTTTATATCTAGGTCTACCATTAGGCACCTCTTCTTATTAAGACCGTAGAATGTTCCTGCAAATTATGCGCAAAGCTACGCATAACTTCAACCAGTGGTACTTATTTGTAATGTATGAAAATGCTTTTATTATGAAAGATTAATGGTTTTGTAAGTGTTGTTCTGAAAGATTTTTGAATGTATTCAGCTAGAATCTAAGTTGAAAGATCTTTGCTGGACTTGACAGTGGATTCTGGTTGCTTCTTGTCAGCTCTATACATCGCTTAAATTTCTTTAGTAGTTCCCCGTCCTATTTATCACATCTTTTATCTTATACCATTCCAGTCCCATGCGGCCATGCCCCATGCATATTGTATTGGTTCTTCTGTGTGCTTTCACATGTGTATGTGCTGTATCTCATTTTAAACCTGCATTTCTATGTATGTTAACTTGGTTGTTTTGCGATGAATGAACAGTTCTACAAAAACCTCTCAGTTGGATTAAATGATATTATTTGGAAAACTGGAGAGGAGGCATAAGGATATTCCAATCTCTAGTAAGTTCTAGTAACACCTAATTATTACTGCAAAAATTGTTCTAGTGTTGCATTGTATAATTGTTCTGAGAATGTTTTTAGAGCTTATTTTGTAGCCCGTAAGTTTGGAAAAAACAATTTACCATGAAATTCGATTTTAAAGGTTCTCATATCTTGAACATGTGGTCCCTTTTAGGTAATTAACAAGCCAAGTTTGGTCTAAAGTTTACATGCCCTAATACtttttatttaagaattttttatatatgcagCGATTGAATTTAAAAGGCAAAATAGTACCTTCCAACATACATATACGCGGCCTCAAATTTTGTGAGCGCAAAATGGACTCTTGGCTGATTATGAAATGTATCTGTTCTTAAAATGCCAAATATGCTGAATCACTCTATTTTTACTGGTGCAGGTGTTAACACTGGATTCATTTATCAGGCCAATTTTAGCCGAAATAGTATGGAAATTGTATAACAAGTGTTATTGTATTTTGATTGCGAGTATGATGCAAGTACTTGTACAAGGTATACACAAGTTGATGTtccttaaatatatatgttttatgatCTGAAATATTAGAAGTCTCTAGGTATTGAAGAACTGGGATGCATGTAACTAGATGGATTACACTTCAATAAATATCAATATGTTTTTGATAGACCTATTCATTTTTATTCGGGATATTATTAGCTTATTGAACCATTATATAAGAAATGAAAAAGTCAAGAAATCGGAATGTTAGATGAAAGGCAAGAAATTCGTTTCTCTCAGTTTAGGTCTCTTTAGCATTACCTTAATGACATTATCATCCATGATAAAGATTATTATTCTGCTGGCTCAGCCTGATGAATTTCcggtttttcttcttctttgtttTCTGGTATGGTAATCTGGGGAAGTTTGGTAAAATAACTGCCGTCTGCTGAAAATAAGCAGTCTGCAAATTGTTCTAATGAAAGGACTACATAAGAGCCAGGACACAGAACTTTTGTGACCGTGTACATTTCTTATTTCTTACATCTCCAgaataattagtaaaaaaacAACAACATTATATTTAACAGAGACATGAATGTCGCAAATTCAGCATGAATTGGTGCTGAGAACCGAtccatctaaaatcttaaggtgttagagaCAATACCCAAATAGATCTTATGATATATTTCAACAAACGGAGCGCTCAACTGAGTTGCAAACGCGTGTGGTACGGTCTATCCTCGAGATGAAACAATAACGTCTTGGGAGATATACGCATCCCATGCTTCCTGTATAAGTACACAAATTGAGTCATAAGGAGTTATCAGATTTTTAATTCTACTAAGAAGAGCTCTCATGCTAAAGGCATCAGAGATCAAAAACAACTTACCTGAAGGATTAAGAATATCCTCTGTGCAACATATTTCTGTAAGAGAGTTGCGCCTCTCTGCTGTAGTTTATCAGGATGAAGAAGTAGTCGTGCTTTCTGATAAGCCTTCTTCACATTTGAGCTCTGATACAGGCTCGTGTGAGGGATCGGACACCAACCACTGTTTTGCCATAATATCTGATAATATGAACCAGGAAAATAGGTAGAATTTCCAGTTAAAAACTTGCAGAAGTACTAATAATAAtgttaataacatatgaaaTGCCTTATATCTAGTATATATGAACCATCTTTAAGATCTGTCTTACATCCTGCAGTGTAGAGAGCAGCAATTCAATGTTTCGTTCTTTTCCAGATGACCACAACTTAATATTTTCTTCCAAAATTTTCATCTCCCTCTGTACATCGGACAAGTAATTAGAAGTTTTCACAATATTCTTCACAAATTAAAATGAGTGAGATACATCTCGTCGTCTGCAGAATATAACAGAACTTACAGACTCGTCGACTTCTCCCTGATCTTTGTCTGGTTTCCTTTTGTTCGGATACTCCTGCAAAAGAAGCGAAACAGAACAGAGCAAATAAATAACTTCATCGCGTAAAAAAAGTATGATGCCTTCCAAAAAAGTCCCTCTTTTTCCAATTTGTTTTTGTTCATAAGAAGTCCGGCACTTGAACAAATATCTTGATTGTACTCTTTTATGTGTAAATGTATTCTTATACCTCATGAATGTGCAGCACTGATTCACTTCCATCTGCGCCCCCATCTGGCATTTCTGCAATGAGTTCATATGATGGAAATTGTGCCTATTAAGAACATTCTCCATCCCTGGTGATTCAATTATCAAATACACGAAGATTAATCACTTACCAGTCGTTTCAGCTGA
Protein-coding regions in this window:
- the LOC108201276 gene encoding ETHYLENE INSENSITIVE 3-like 1 protein; this encodes MSDAMGDSEEMIYGNLEFLRAPMWEGRVVLESEHDETGDDDISHEEIDVNELEKRIWRDAILLQRLKAQKGKEVFDSAKPRQSQEKARRKKMSRAQDIILKYMLKMMEVCKAQGFVYGIIPENGKPVIGASDNLRAWWKDKVRFDRNGPAAIAKYQVDNSILGKNEDNNSTPPTHSLVELQDTTLGSILSALIQHCDPPQKRFPLEKGIAPPWWPTGNEEWWPQLCIPKDQGIPPYKKPHDLKKAWKVGVLTAVIKHMSPNISKIHKLVRQSKGLQDRMTAKEIATWLAIMNQEESLSRKSYPDLGHSNSVIGCNESYFLCETTDYNVDGVEDIQKICIEECQPHDANLFNLGTAGPNNRLIVPPVAPVNGELVDGVIKFVPKRKQPSNAPLMAMGKKVYTCIYPQCPHNDHRFGFYDINLRNNHQISCSHQIDSSQGLSIETFQIDNDDTTNFSMPSAQPNPTDHSTRGLSVKTFQINNGNIAAYSMPSVQPNPTDQLVKNQAPVNDFVVGLPNDGEKMISELVSFCDKHIYQNQNLGNNTLDILGDHIHQNQNLGNGNLNILGDHIHQNQNLSDGNLNILGDHIYHQNLSNGNLNMLEDHIHHNQNLNNGNLNILGDHNLQRQMSQLNNNLFGPGIVMKGNISEETNMPLNQSVFPSTHLQFGQREEHDPIFDSNPNENPLDLQFDSPFNLAAADYTMDSLSEHDGSLWKGWGSSFDGGLG